A stretch of the Janthinobacterium sp. B9-8 genome encodes the following:
- the flhB gene encoding flagellar biosynthesis protein FlhB, whose amino-acid sequence MAEASNGDKTEKASPQKLKNARKEGQIIRSREVASAVGLLASLKVFAILAPSYLVDFNALFNLAFSSLDQPGSMDEVWSNLFSGSFLLLLKMLLPLAIIPLMIIIASLYPGGWIFSGKQLMPKFERMNPLSHFGRIFSAQHASEQIKAIIKVLILGIVLFYVSRDSLPKFFSLQELTLTEALTGAAQLLFDALFSFCFVFILFAAIDLPLQIFLFMRKQKMSKQEQKDEYKTSEGRPEIKQRIRQIQQQLAQRSIRKAIPNADVIIVNPRHYAVALKYDENRAQAPFIVAKGMDEMAMYIRQLAEIHKIDIVPIPPLARAIYKTTQVNQQIPAPLFKAVAQVLTYVLQLKAFRSGGRRIAPQLPNDLGISPELAEIKESA is encoded by the coding sequence ATGGCTGAAGCGTCTAATGGCGATAAAACAGAAAAAGCCAGCCCGCAGAAATTAAAAAACGCCAGAAAAGAAGGGCAAATTATCCGCTCGCGTGAAGTCGCTTCTGCCGTGGGTTTGCTCGCCAGCTTAAAAGTATTTGCCATTCTGGCTCCCAGCTATTTAGTCGATTTTAATGCGCTGTTTAATCTGGCTTTTAGCTCTTTGGATCAGCCCGGCAGTATGGACGAGGTATGGTCTAATTTATTCAGCGGCAGCTTTCTTTTGCTACTCAAAATGCTGCTGCCTTTGGCCATTATTCCGCTGATGATTATCATCGCCTCGCTCTATCCGGGCGGCTGGATATTCTCTGGCAAGCAGCTGATGCCTAAATTTGAGCGCATGAATCCGCTTTCTCATTTTGGGCGGATATTCTCTGCCCAGCATGCCAGCGAGCAAATCAAAGCCATTATTAAGGTGCTGATTTTAGGCATCGTCTTGTTTTATGTTAGCCGGGATAGCCTGCCTAAATTCTTTAGCCTGCAAGAGCTCACCCTCACCGAAGCACTCACAGGCGCGGCGCAATTATTATTTGATGCGCTATTTAGTTTTTGCTTTGTGTTTATCTTATTTGCCGCAATTGATTTGCCGCTGCAGATATTTTTGTTTATGCGTAAACAAAAAATGAGCAAGCAAGAACAAAAAGATGAATATAAAACCAGCGAAGGCCGGCCAGAGATTAAACAACGTATCCGGCAGATTCAGCAGCAATTAGCCCAGCGCAGTATTCGCAAAGCCATTCCCAATGCCGATGTGATTATCGTCAACCCGCGCCATTATGCGGTGGCTTTAAAGTACGACGAAAATCGTGCCCAAGCGCCTTTTATTGTGGCCAAGGGCATGGATGAAATGGCGATGTATATTCGCCAACTGGCCGAAATCCACAAAATAGATATTGTGCCGATTCCGCCCTTAGCCCGCGCTATTTATAAAACCACCCAAGTGAATCAGCAAATTCCTGCGCCTTTATTTAAAGCCGTGGCACAGGTGCTGACCTATGTATTGCAGCTCAAAGCTTTTCGCAGCGGCGGCCGCCGTATTGCGCCCCAATTACCCAATGATTTGGGCATTTCGCCAGAACTAGCAGAGATTAAAGAATCAGCATGA
- a CDS encoding flagellar biosynthetic protein FliQ: MITPDTAVDLVNQSLYVVVKLVILLVLPGLIVGVLVSLFQAATQINEQTLSFLPRLLVTLAVIALAGHWIVGQLMTFCIEIFNNAAMLVG; the protein is encoded by the coding sequence ATGATCACCCCCGATACCGCGGTTGATCTGGTCAACCAAAGCCTTTATGTAGTGGTGAAGCTGGTGATTTTGCTGGTGCTGCCAGGGCTGATTGTGGGTGTGCTGGTCAGCCTGTTTCAGGCGGCTACGCAGATTAACGAGCAAACCCTCAGCTTCCTGCCCCGCCTACTCGTCACCCTCGCCGTCATCGCCCTCGCCGGGCATTGGATCGTTGGACAACTCATGACGTTTTGCATCGAGATTTTTAATAATGCAGCGATGTTGGTGGGGTAG
- the flgK gene encoding flagellar hook-associated protein FlgK: MRMMQNALAGALAAQAALNAASQNISNVMTPGYSRQGVVLSAIAPSVGDPHSAGSGVDIQSIRRFNDQYRSLQMWQASANMGESAAKQGYLTQLEQVMSASGSSISGGLDNFYAALGAASVEPSSLALRQGVITEAGAMAQRFNNLNRVLSAQHASINEQRTALVTQVNSLGGSIARLNKEIVAATATGVNPSGLLDERDRKIDQLSGLVDVRVVNQNDGAISVTLRAGQPLVVGDSSSVMSTEAQLDGSQLIKLSFAQEKFTLNGGSIGSQLGGLNEYEKNSLKPMEDAIRTLASEVAGRINSQLAAGFDLPTTAGAAGTPGKALFVFDAQNPEAMLKLRPGIVAEDLAFASAADKPGGSGNLQKLIDIQSQALTVPGLGTVTLSDAYAQLLGRLASESQQNQSSLATAKVVRSQSEQDWKSTSGVNRDEEAMNIVEYQKMYQANMKVIAIANQLFDSTLAMFN; this comes from the coding sequence ATGCGCATGATGCAAAATGCGCTGGCCGGAGCGCTGGCTGCACAAGCCGCGCTGAATGCCGCCAGCCAAAATATTTCTAATGTAATGACTCCCGGCTACTCGCGTCAGGGCGTAGTTTTATCCGCCATCGCCCCATCGGTGGGCGACCCGCATAGTGCGGGTTCGGGCGTGGATATCCAATCTATTCGCCGCTTTAATGATCAATATCGCAGCCTGCAAATGTGGCAGGCATCGGCCAATATGGGCGAAAGCGCTGCCAAACAAGGGTATCTGACCCAGCTAGAGCAGGTGATGAGCGCCTCGGGCAGCAGCATTAGCGGCGGCTTGGATAACTTTTATGCCGCTTTAGGCGCAGCCAGCGTAGAGCCTAGCTCCCTAGCGTTGCGTCAAGGTGTGATTACCGAAGCGGGCGCAATGGCGCAGCGCTTTAATAATCTAAACCGCGTATTAAGCGCCCAGCATGCCTCGATTAATGAGCAGCGCACTGCCTTGGTCACGCAGGTAAATTCTCTGGGCGGATCGATTGCCCGCCTGAATAAAGAAATCGTTGCAGCTACCGCCACCGGCGTGAATCCATCGGGCTTATTAGACGAGCGTGATCGCAAAATTGATCAGCTCAGCGGCCTTGTTGATGTGCGCGTGGTGAATCAAAACGACGGTGCAATCTCGGTCACCTTGCGTGCGGGCCAGCCTTTGGTCGTCGGTGATAGCTCCTCAGTGATGAGCACCGAAGCGCAGCTTGATGGTAGCCAGCTGATTAAGTTGTCTTTTGCTCAGGAAAAATTCACCCTAAATGGCGGCAGTATCGGCAGTCAGTTAGGCGGCTTAAATGAGTACGAGAAAAACAGTTTAAAGCCCATGGAAGACGCCATCCGTACCTTGGCAAGTGAAGTTGCCGGGCGGATTAACAGCCAACTTGCTGCCGGTTTTGATTTACCCACAACTGCCGGTGCAGCAGGCACGCCTGGCAAGGCGCTCTTTGTGTTTGACGCACAAAACCCGGAAGCCATGCTCAAACTGCGACCCGGCATCGTGGCAGAAGATTTAGCTTTTGCCAGTGCGGCGGATAAGCCCGGCGGCAGCGGTAATTTACAAAAATTGATTGATATTCAAAGCCAGGCGCTTACGGTGCCGGGCTTGGGTACGGTGACGCTGAGCGACGCCTATGCTCAGCTTTTAGGGCGACTGGCCTCTGAAAGCCAGCAAAACCAATCGTCCCTAGCTACGGCCAAGGTGGTGCGGAGTCAATCTGAGCAGGATTGGAAAAGCACCAGCGGCGTAAACCGTGATGAAGAAGCGATGAATATCGTTGAATACCAGAAAATGTATCAGGCCAATATGAAGGTGATTGCGATTGCTAATCAGTTGTTTGATAGCACCTTAGCCATGTTCAACTGA
- a CDS encoding flagellin N-terminal helical domain-containing protein, translated as MRIASTQLQTTLNESLQAASGNMAELLQKMSSGKRYLLPSEDPISSVRLLRLEREEAAITQYTSNIGALRSRLSMNESYLDGMTQDLMQARVLLLGADDTVSKEDVKDIAASLVSLRDSLYFTSNTKDQEGHYYFSGTASSTATLALDKTGAAGSRYTALGNSDQQLVVVGNGVTQASNVALPEMAALLNQFDLAITALQNPPATGYRPAVEQGINGIDVALRSVGSKIANLGGAQNNMQMMEDNHANVSLSNQQSARLLGSLDYGEAMITMDSYKLALQASQKAYGKISSLSLFDVL; from the coding sequence ATGCGTATCGCTAGTACCCAGTTACAAACAACCTTGAATGAATCTTTGCAAGCCGCTTCGGGCAATATGGCTGAGTTGCTGCAAAAAATGTCATCGGGTAAGCGTTATTTACTCCCTTCTGAAGACCCGATTTCTAGCGTGCGTTTACTGCGATTAGAGCGTGAAGAAGCCGCTATCACTCAGTACACCAGCAATATTGGCGCGTTGCGCTCGCGCTTATCCATGAATGAATCTTATCTGGATGGCATGACGCAAGATCTGATGCAGGCACGGGTACTGCTCTTGGGGGCAGACGATACGGTTTCTAAAGAAGATGTAAAAGATATTGCCGCCAGCTTGGTCAGCTTAAGAGACAGCCTGTATTTCACGAGCAACACCAAGGATCAGGAAGGGCATTATTATTTCTCTGGCACCGCCAGCTCGACGGCTACTTTGGCCTTAGATAAAACGGGCGCTGCGGGTAGCCGCTATACCGCTCTAGGTAATAGTGATCAGCAGCTGGTGGTGGTGGGCAATGGCGTGACGCAAGCCTCGAATGTGGCGCTGCCAGAAATGGCGGCGCTATTAAATCAGTTTGATCTGGCCATTACTGCGCTGCAAAATCCACCCGCCACAGGTTATCGCCCAGCAGTAGAGCAGGGCATTAATGGAATTGATGTGGCGCTCAGAAGTGTGGGTAGCAAGATCGCCAATCTGGGTGGCGCGCAAAATAATATGCAGATGATGGAAGACAACCACGCCAATGTCAGCTTATCGAATCAGCAATCGGCAAGGTTATTAGGCAGCCTCGATTATGGTGAAGCGATGATTACGATGGATAGCTATAAGCTGGCTTTACAAGCTTCGCAAAAGGCTTATGGCAAGATCAGCAGCTTATCTTTGTTTGACGTGCTTTAA
- a CDS encoding flagellin N-terminal helical domain-containing protein, with protein MLSLHTNAAALSTQRNLGTSQSALTTSMTRLGTGLRINSAMDDAAGLQIATRMDAQSRGMQAAMKNTQNGISMLQTAEGALGEVSSILLRMKDLATEGANATASTDDKAAMQSEFDALGKEMSNIVTNTSFGGDKLLGVTGKLGAAAIDFQIGSSAAEKMSVDMKTTMKALDDALKAASKGYTDGSAGAEMTTANAQITLLDTALKAVGTVRSDLGANANRLEHVYNNLGNMDSNTKMAKGRIMDTDYATEQAKMTSNQMLMQAGTSMLKQSGSMSQMVMSLMQ; from the coding sequence ATGTTGAGCCTGCACACAAACGCCGCTGCCCTTTCTACCCAACGTAATCTGGGCACCAGCCAATCTGCCCTGACCACATCCATGACTCGTCTGGGTACAGGTCTGCGCATTAATTCTGCAATGGACGACGCTGCTGGCTTGCAAATTGCCACACGTATGGACGCACAAAGCCGCGGTATGCAGGCTGCGATGAAGAACACTCAAAACGGGATCAGCATGTTGCAAACAGCTGAAGGCGCTTTGGGCGAAGTAAGCAGCATCTTATTGCGTATGAAAGACCTTGCTACTGAAGGCGCCAATGCCACCGCTTCAACTGATGATAAAGCAGCGATGCAGTCTGAGTTTGATGCGTTGGGTAAAGAAATGAGCAATATCGTGACCAATACTTCATTTGGTGGCGATAAATTATTGGGCGTTACAGGCAAATTAGGTGCAGCTGCAATCGATTTCCAGATTGGTTCCAGCGCTGCAGAAAAAATGTCTGTAGATATGAAAACCACGATGAAGGCATTGGATGATGCATTGAAAGCGGCATCTAAGGGCTATACCGATGGTTCAGCGGGTGCAGAAATGACTACCGCTAATGCGCAAATCACATTATTAGATACCGCCCTGAAAGCCGTAGGTACCGTTCGTTCCGACCTCGGTGCAAACGCCAACCGTCTTGAACATGTTTATAACAACTTGGGCAATATGGACAGCAATACCAAGATGGCTAAGGGTCGTATCATGGATACAGACTACGCTACCGAACAAGCGAAAATGACTTCTAACCAGATGCTGATGCAAGCCGGTACTTCGATGCTGAAGCAAAGCGGTTCGATGAGCCAAATGGTGATGTCTCTGATGCAATAA
- the fliN gene encoding flagellar motor switch protein FliN: MNMNDDFDLENALQDMESNTETPIPVTTKRDLNPFLRKIPVTLTLEVGASDISLAELLAIEYGSVLELNKLAGEPLDIKVNGTTIGKAEVVITGESYGLRVVELDHLDLQTLAA; encoded by the coding sequence ATGAATATGAATGACGATTTTGATTTGGAAAATGCTTTGCAAGATATGGAATCAAATACAGAAACCCCAATCCCGGTAACAACTAAGCGTGATCTAAATCCATTTTTAAGAAAAATCCCCGTCACACTAACTTTAGAAGTGGGCGCGAGCGATATTTCCTTAGCCGAGTTATTAGCAATTGAATACGGATCGGTATTAGAGCTCAATAAACTCGCGGGTGAGCCGCTGGATATCAAAGTAAATGGCACCACCATCGGAAAAGCCGAAGTGGTCATTACGGGCGAGAGCTATGGCCTGCGTGTCGTTGAATTAGATCACCTCGATTTACAAACTCTGGCCGCATGA
- the fliP gene encoding flagellar type III secretion system pore protein FliP (The bacterial flagellar biogenesis protein FliP forms a type III secretion system (T3SS)-type pore required for flagellar assembly.), translating to MKFFWRLSALLLASAPAWAEDSLKILSNSATVGDLTVKTQVLIIMTLLGLIPTLVLMMTCFTRFVIVLSLLRQALGLQQGMPNRITTGMALILTLLVMRPVGVEVWQTAMLPYDQDKITLLAALQIAEKPMSKFMLAQTNKSALAQISRLAGEGPVAKPSDHAFTVKLAAFVLSELKTAFQIGCMLFIPFLVVDLVVSSVLMAMGMMMLSPLVISLPLKLLLFVLVDGWSLTVNTLVTSIQAY from the coding sequence ATGAAGTTCTTTTGGCGATTAAGTGCCCTACTACTGGCCTCTGCCCCCGCATGGGCCGAAGATTCACTCAAGATCTTATCTAATAGCGCAACGGTCGGCGATTTAACGGTAAAAACTCAGGTTTTAATCATTATGACTTTGCTGGGATTGATTCCCACGCTGGTTTTGATGATGACCTGCTTTACCCGTTTTGTGATTGTATTGTCGCTACTGCGGCAAGCTCTGGGCTTGCAGCAGGGCATGCCCAACCGGATTACCACCGGCATGGCGCTGATTTTAACGCTGCTGGTGATGCGCCCTGTAGGAGTGGAAGTCTGGCAAACCGCCATGTTGCCCTACGATCAGGACAAAATAACCCTGCTAGCCGCACTGCAAATCGCCGAAAAACCGATGTCTAAATTTATGCTGGCACAGACTAATAAATCGGCACTGGCACAAATATCACGCCTCGCTGGCGAAGGCCCGGTTGCCAAACCCAGCGATCACGCCTTTACCGTAAAGCTAGCCGCCTTTGTACTGAGCGAGCTGAAAACCGCGTTTCAAATCGGCTGTATGCTGTTTATCCCCTTTCTAGTGGTCGATCTGGTGGTCTCTAGCGTCTTAATGGCGATGGGGATGATGATGCTCTCGCCCTTGGTGATTTCATTGCCACTTAAATTACTGCTATTTGTACTGGTAGACGGTTGGTCGCTGACTGTAAACACCCTTGTCACCAGCATACAGGCCTACTAA
- the flhA gene encoding flagellar biosynthesis protein FlhA — protein sequence MKSITPYLSALKQFKLAAPLFLLAMLAMIILPIPPLVLDLLFTFNIVLAIIVMLVAVSVKRPLDFSAFPSIILATTLLRLTLNVASTRVVLLHGHQGTEAAGRVIEAFGKVVIGGNFVVGMVVFVILMIINFIVVTKGAERIAEVSARFTLDAMPGKQMAIDADLNAGLLNQEQAQQRRRDIAAEADFYGSMDGASKFVRGDAIAGILILLINLIGGVAIGAAMHDLSMGEAFRLYALMTIGDGLVAQIPALLLSAAAAIVVTRVSDSGDMQEQIGEQLLASPTVLMSAAGIMFVLAIIPGMPVVPFLAFAALLAYSGWKMHLNAEKNPKPAQDLKAIESALLSSDEAELDWQALPYVDVLAISLGYKLVGLMDKEQGAPLSKRIRGVRQTLSENMGILLPHIAMRDDLRIKPSQYTIRLNGSVVAQAEVFSDHLMAIPSPEVYGNLDGIPGVDPAYGMPVTWIASRDKANALGLGYQVIDCPSVIATHLNKVIRSHLAELFRHDDVSALSERLTVLAPKLASALNTALNANQLLRVYRYLLEENVSLKDIVPIATTLVDAADNAKDPIMLASEVRCTLKRQIAQAILGNKSEIKAFNLSAELENMLLGSLSQAQQNGKVALDSFPIDPNVLSQLQSNMPLVREQLKQQSAPPILLVMPQIRPILARYGRLFSPGLHVLSYNEIPENYDVSLVGTMG from the coding sequence ATGAAATCAATCACCCCTTATTTAAGCGCCCTAAAGCAATTCAAACTGGCAGCGCCGCTATTTTTGCTCGCCATGCTGGCGATGATTATTCTGCCTATTCCGCCGCTGGTATTGGATCTCTTATTCACCTTTAATATTGTGCTGGCGATTATTGTGATGCTGGTGGCAGTTTCGGTGAAAAGACCGCTGGATTTCTCTGCCTTCCCAAGTATTATTCTGGCCACCACCCTGCTGCGGCTTACGCTCAATGTGGCCTCTACCCGTGTGGTCTTACTGCATGGCCACCAAGGCACGGAAGCCGCGGGTAGGGTGATCGAGGCCTTTGGTAAGGTGGTGATCGGCGGTAATTTTGTGGTGGGGATGGTGGTGTTTGTCATCCTGATGATCATTAACTTTATTGTGGTCACCAAAGGGGCCGAGCGCATTGCCGAAGTATCGGCGCGCTTTACGCTGGATGCCATGCCCGGCAAGCAAATGGCAATCGATGCCGATCTAAACGCAGGTTTGCTTAATCAGGAACAAGCCCAGCAACGCCGCCGTGATATTGCCGCAGAAGCCGATTTTTATGGCTCGATGGATGGTGCATCCAAGTTTGTACGCGGGGATGCCATTGCCGGTATTTTGATTCTGCTGATCAATCTAATTGGTGGGGTCGCCATCGGCGCAGCGATGCACGATTTAAGCATGGGTGAAGCGTTCCGCCTCTATGCTTTGATGACCATTGGTGATGGTTTGGTTGCACAAATCCCAGCCCTGCTGCTGTCTGCCGCTGCCGCAATTGTAGTCACTCGCGTCAGCGACTCTGGCGATATGCAGGAGCAAATTGGAGAGCAGCTGCTGGCCTCGCCAACGGTGCTGATGAGCGCTGCGGGCATTATGTTTGTGCTGGCGATTATTCCCGGCATGCCGGTCGTACCCTTCCTTGCCTTTGCTGCATTGCTGGCCTACTCCGGCTGGAAAATGCATCTGAATGCAGAAAAAAACCCTAAGCCTGCCCAAGACTTAAAAGCCATCGAATCGGCGCTTCTCAGCAGCGATGAGGCCGAGCTGGATTGGCAAGCCCTGCCCTATGTGGATGTGCTAGCGATCTCGCTAGGCTATAAATTGGTCGGTCTGATGGATAAGGAACAGGGCGCGCCGCTAAGTAAACGCATCCGTGGCGTGCGCCAAACGTTGAGTGAAAATATGGGTATTTTGCTGCCGCATATCGCCATGCGGGACGATCTACGCATTAAGCCATCGCAATACACCATCCGCCTCAATGGCAGCGTGGTGGCGCAGGCAGAAGTATTTAGTGATCACTTGATGGCGATTCCATCGCCTGAAGTTTATGGCAATCTGGACGGTATTCCCGGCGTAGACCCTGCCTACGGCATGCCAGTCACCTGGATTGCCAGCAGGGACAAAGCCAATGCGCTGGGGCTGGGCTATCAGGTGATCGACTGCCCAAGCGTGATTGCCACTCATTTGAATAAAGTGATCCGTAGCCATCTGGCCGAGCTGTTTCGCCACGACGATGTCAGCGCTTTATCCGAAAGGCTCACCGTGCTGGCACCTAAGCTAGCCAGCGCATTGAATACCGCACTGAATGCCAACCAACTACTGCGCGTTTACCGCTATCTGCTGGAAGAAAATGTCTCGCTCAAAGACATCGTGCCGATCGCCACAACCTTGGTCGACGCCGCCGACAACGCCAAAGACCCCATCATGCTAGCCTCCGAAGTGCGCTGCACCTTAAAACGGCAAATCGCCCAAGCCATTCTGGGCAATAAGAGCGAAATCAAAGCCTTTAACCTCAGCGCCGAGCTAGAAAACATGCTGTTGGGCTCCCTCAGCCAAGCCCAGCAAAATGGCAAAGTAGCGCTGGATAGCTTCCCGATTGATCCAAATGTACTCAGCCAACTACAAAGCAATATGCCGCTCGTGCGTGAGCAGCTCAAACAACAAAGCGCCCCGCCGATTTTGCTAGTGATGCCACAAATCCGCCCCATCCTCGCCCGCTACGGCCGCTTGTTTTCACCTGGGCTGCATGTGCTTTCTTATAACGAGATACCAGAAAATTACGATGTGAGTTTGGTTGGGACGATGGGGTGA
- a CDS encoding FliM/FliN family flagellar motor switch protein has protein sequence MSIAKAKRALHEKNSTTLDHSTLGRPLHLLAGLNERLKIEVDAFLKSEFNRPYRAALGISQISQSASKANPVQWIDLGVGQLAVEMSRSFLLRTLDYRYGAKAKPTEINEALLSSEETSTEQRLKSSLANKMAQLFLGFLNQNTGAHSGQRPEAVWQIEIEIIDQIDQLKSQICLVLDHALFDLLLKMVAKPRANSKSQTAFFDQLKIKCHVHLAEKSLTLDDVLKLKIGEILPISLQARANVYIGKSKLFTASVAENNGALCLTSFEDAD, from the coding sequence GTGTCTATTGCAAAAGCAAAACGTGCTCTGCACGAAAAAAACAGCACTACGCTGGATCACAGCACGCTGGGTAGGCCTCTGCATCTTTTAGCAGGGCTGAACGAGCGGCTAAAAATCGAAGTCGATGCATTTCTCAAAAGCGAATTCAATCGCCCCTATCGAGCTGCGCTGGGCATCAGCCAAATTAGCCAATCCGCAAGCAAAGCCAATCCTGTGCAATGGATAGATTTAGGTGTTGGGCAATTAGCGGTTGAGATGTCGCGCTCATTTTTGCTACGCACTTTGGATTACCGCTATGGCGCAAAAGCCAAACCGACAGAAATAAATGAAGCGCTTTTATCCAGCGAAGAAACCAGCACCGAACAGCGTTTAAAAAGCAGCCTCGCCAATAAAATGGCCCAGCTTTTTTTAGGCTTTTTAAATCAAAATACAGGGGCTCACAGCGGGCAACGCCCTGAAGCGGTATGGCAAATTGAAATTGAAATAATTGATCAAATTGATCAGCTAAAAAGCCAAATCTGCTTAGTGCTGGACCATGCCCTATTTGATTTGCTATTAAAAATGGTTGCCAAGCCGCGAGCGAATAGCAAAAGCCAAACTGCTTTCTTTGATCAGCTCAAAATAAAATGCCATGTGCATTTAGCAGAAAAATCACTGACTTTGGATGATGTACTCAAACTAAAAATTGGCGAGATTCTGCCAATTAGTTTACAAGCCAGAGCCAATGTTTATATCGGAAAAAGCAAATTGTTTACCGCCAGCGTCGCCGAAAATAACGGCGCTTTATGCCTCACATCATTTGAAGATGCAGATTAA
- a CDS encoding flagellar hook-basal body complex protein FliE: protein MVNAIASALKTEQANMLGEMAAISQNSFHSPAGNGQNSSGFMAIMVDAVRGVDAKDQLAAAKMADVDSGASNDLVGAMLMSQEASLSFSMMMQVRNKVMGAVDDLMKMPL from the coding sequence ATGGTAAACGCAATCGCTTCGGCGCTAAAAACAGAGCAGGCAAATATGCTGGGTGAGATGGCCGCCATCTCTCAAAACAGCTTTCACTCACCTGCTGGTAATGGTCAGAATAGCAGCGGATTTATGGCCATCATGGTCGATGCTGTTCGGGGTGTGGATGCCAAAGATCAGTTGGCGGCAGCCAAAATGGCGGATGTCGATAGCGGTGCCAGCAACGATTTAGTGGGCGCAATGCTGATGAGCCAAGAGGCGAGTTTGTCGTTCTCAATGATGATGCAAGTGCGCAATAAGGTCATGGGTGCTGTTGATGATCTGATGAAAATGCCTTTATAA
- the fliR gene encoding flagellar biosynthetic protein FliR, with product MDSLIKELLAILPLLWWPFCRYMAGFSFAPLIGEAMVPVRARISLSLVLSVITLPIMQKTQISIDPFSMHWIVATFAQVIIGLICGMAFQLVMTILSILGFLISSQMGLSMAVMNDPMSGSSSDVISTLLYLLGALLFFAMDGHLVIVQVIYSSFKLWPVADGINFVSLKMLAQSLSWVFAAALLLAIPSIFSTFIVQLGLGLLNRVAPALNLFSLGFPLITLFGLFTLGLISRFIPGHYSQLSEKILQMIEQMLHGGVHG from the coding sequence ATGGACTCCCTGATTAAGGAATTACTCGCAATCCTACCCCTGCTCTGGTGGCCTTTTTGCCGCTATATGGCGGGGTTTAGTTTTGCGCCCTTAATTGGCGAGGCCATGGTGCCGGTTCGTGCGCGGATTAGTTTATCACTGGTGCTTAGCGTAATCACCCTGCCCATCATGCAAAAAACCCAGATCAGTATTGATCCCTTCTCGATGCACTGGATTGTTGCCACTTTCGCTCAGGTGATTATCGGGCTGATTTGTGGCATGGCGTTTCAGCTAGTGATGACCATCCTATCCATCTTAGGATTTTTGATTTCATCGCAAATGGGCCTGAGCATGGCGGTGATGAATGATCCTATGAGCGGCAGCTCGTCGGATGTGATTTCCACCCTGCTGTATTTATTAGGTGCGCTGCTGTTTTTTGCGATGGATGGGCATCTGGTGATTGTGCAGGTTATCTACAGCAGTTTTAAGCTTTGGCCTGTGGCGGATGGGATTAATTTTGTATCTCTCAAGATGCTGGCGCAAAGCTTAAGTTGGGTCTTTGCTGCGGCTTTGCTGCTAGCGATCCCCAGTATTTTTTCTACTTTTATTGTGCAATTGGGCTTGGGCTTATTAAATAGAGTGGCTCCGGCTTTAAATTTATTCTCTCTAGGCTTTCCCTTAATCACCCTGTTTGGCCTGTTTACCCTTGGTCTGATTAGCCGTTTTATTCCCGGGCACTATAGCCAGCTCAGCGAAAAGATTTTGCAAATGATTGAGCAAATGCTGCATGGGGGCGTGCATGGCTGA
- a CDS encoding substrate-binding periplasmic protein — protein sequence MPRLLAICCLLLPLFCSAEATIQVGTGYSKPPYVIPETQSGLELDIVQAALSAEKLQMKVVFLPPARMLHMFKNSQLDAITTVNEGSHLVGYWSDSHIFYQNYAITLASRAITIKKMSDLAGHSIAAFQNAKLALGSEYAAAIMQASYQEIPNQLTQNKLLYTGRVDVVIGDRLIFEYLNRLLPSRVDAQQTLQFSAIFPATHYKVLFRNRDLRDRFNQGLATIRHNGVYRQIEKKYRSASPAQ from the coding sequence ATGCCTAGGCTACTTGCTATTTGCTGCCTGCTTTTGCCACTATTTTGCTCTGCAGAAGCGACGATTCAGGTTGGCACAGGTTATTCTAAGCCACCCTATGTTATTCCTGAAACTCAAAGTGGCTTAGAGCTTGATATTGTGCAGGCGGCGTTGTCGGCTGAAAAGTTACAAATGAAAGTCGTATTTTTGCCGCCAGCGCGCATGCTGCATATGTTTAAAAACAGCCAGCTTGACGCCATTACCACGGTAAATGAAGGCTCTCATTTAGTGGGTTATTGGTCTGATTCTCATATCTTTTACCAAAACTATGCCATTACTTTGGCGAGCAGGGCGATTACGATCAAGAAAATGTCTGATTTAGCCGGGCACAGCATCGCCGCCTTTCAAAATGCCAAGCTAGCACTTGGTTCCGAATATGCTGCAGCGATTATGCAGGCCAGCTATCAGGAAATACCCAATCAGCTGACGCAAAATAAATTGCTGTATACAGGCAGAGTTGATGTGGTTATTGGTGATCGACTTATTTTTGAGTATCTAAATCGGCTCTTACCTAGTCGTGTTGATGCGCAGCAAACGCTGCAATTTAGCGCTATCTTTCCAGCCACCCATTATAAAGTCCTGTTTCGTAACCGTGATTTACGCGACCGCTTTAATCAAGGGCTTGCCACCATTCGTCATAATGGCGTTTATCGTCAGATCGAGAAAAAATACCGCTCTGCTAGCCCTGCACAATAA